In the genome of Massilibacillus massiliensis, one region contains:
- a CDS encoding ankyrin repeat domain-containing protein encodes MHKKFFTILLMPLILVSALLSGCLSEESENAKGEYKISNINIFKDTPVWELAVAVKEQKTATIEKLAKDKPELLNYQEPKYKLTLLLWAIGMEKYDAAEALLKCGADPNIASVRYETYSEQTPLSLATRFSWIDNDAKEDPKYVKLLLKYGADPNWSYIGHEHGTEPGTSILMQSIGCGIEKTKALVEAGADINHKTKSGRTAAIKALLAGSPTSTLERNVYAHYLIVEKKAKILEPYYRLKTYDNEDPNEQFFPVDLLRDWIYDIGSPRYKMKMEIVEEFARQGVNYWDTKIPSDSLKHIKKRHPDNWQEFIKQY; translated from the coding sequence ATGCATAAAAAGTTTTTCACTATACTACTCATGCCATTGATTCTTGTTTCTGCTTTATTATCCGGATGTCTCAGTGAGGAGAGTGAAAACGCGAAGGGAGAATATAAAATTTCGAATATCAATATTTTCAAGGATACGCCTGTGTGGGAATTAGCAGTCGCGGTAAAGGAACAAAAAACTGCTACAATAGAAAAACTAGCAAAAGATAAACCGGAGCTATTGAATTATCAGGAACCTAAGTACAAATTGACTTTGCTGCTATGGGCGATCGGAATGGAGAAATATGATGCAGCAGAAGCCTTATTAAAATGTGGTGCTGACCCGAATATTGCATCGGTAAGATATGAGACATATTCAGAACAAACGCCCCTTTCATTAGCAACACGTTTTTCATGGATTGATAACGATGCTAAAGAGGATCCCAAATATGTAAAGTTACTGCTGAAATATGGTGCTGACCCTAATTGGAGTTATATTGGGCATGAACATGGAACAGAGCCGGGCACCAGTATATTAATGCAATCTATTGGATGTGGAATTGAGAAAACAAAAGCTTTAGTAGAAGCAGGGGCTGATATTAATCATAAAACGAAAAGCGGGAGAACAGCTGCTATAAAAGCTTTATTGGCAGGAAGCCCAACTTCGACATTAGAAAGAAATGTGTATGCTCATTATTTGATCGTTGAAAAGAAAGCAAAAATATTGGAACCCTATTACAGACTTAAAACGTATGACAATGAAGACCCAAATGAACAGTTTTTTCCGGTAGATTTATTAAGGGATTGGATTTATGATATAGGATCACCAAGATATAAAATGAAAATGGAGATTGTCGAGGAGTTTGCCCGGCAAGGTGTGAATTATTGGGATACCAAAATTCCAAGCGATAGTCTGAAGCATATTAAAAAGCGTCACCCAGATAATTGGCAAGAGTTTATCAAGCAATATTGA
- a CDS encoding DUF4280 domain-containing protein, with product MSDTAAGPSYIPRGTKSKCSKGSSENYLNLPLDHGMAYTPGLEPLLNANDHKPGEHILKYGFCSATCSLCSPVTPLAWINVNKKHILDGAPALIDQSKLTCVKGGVISIVMNADSVELGDRNEDVEFEMEGLVVVAEAENPYGFKQIVKDAIANGILSDPDTMQGDYKFIEGGLGIGKFVSGAAGIMMDKTGNVYAIVDGSVGYGLGIPVALGEGVFGNADKSDEEKYREALEGISYGTTTGAGIQGNVSMGTSGVVSGEVLATPGVGKTFGFRFAKYLFNVKDDEMKR from the coding sequence ATGTCAGATACAGCAGCAGGGCCATCCTATATCCCGCGGGGAACAAAATCAAAATGCAGTAAGGGCAGCTCGGAAAATTATTTAAATTTGCCCCTTGATCATGGCATGGCCTATACACCCGGACTAGAACCCCTGCTCAATGCCAATGACCATAAACCAGGAGAACATATTTTAAAATATGGCTTTTGCTCGGCAACTTGTTCGCTATGTTCACCGGTAACACCGCTAGCCTGGATCAACGTCAACAAGAAACATATCTTAGACGGCGCCCCCGCCCTGATCGACCAGAGTAAACTCACCTGTGTCAAAGGCGGTGTAATTTCCATCGTCATGAATGCGGACAGTGTTGAACTCGGTGACCGCAATGAAGATGTAGAATTTGAAATGGAGGGACTCGTCGTCGTCGCAGAGGCGGAAAATCCGTATGGGTTTAAGCAAATTGTTAAAGATGCTATTGCAAATGGTATATTATCAGATCCAGATACCATGCAAGGTGATTATAAATTTATTGAAGGTGGACTTGGAATCGGGAAATTTGTTAGTGGTGCCGCTGGTATAATGATGGACAAAACAGGAAATGTATATGCAATTGTTGATGGTAGTGTCGGATATGGATTAGGTATTCCAGTAGCTTTAGGTGAAGGGGTTTTTGGTAATGCAGATAAAAGTGATGAGGAAAAATATAGAGAAGCTTTGGAAGGAATATCTTATGGTACTACAACTGGAGCAGGTATACAGGGAAATGTATCTATGGGTACCAGTGGAGTCGTGTCCGGTGAAGTTTTAGCCACACCTGGTGTTGGAAAAACCTTTGGTTTTAGATTTGCTAAATATTTATTTAATGTTAAAGATGATGAGATGAAAAGATAA
- a CDS encoding pentapeptide repeat-containing protein: MKDFVSIFQSEDYAVLARQLITDTHLDLEKDGTAAQFIASLEDAMKEVASLQAEGAPLVAYMSISVMYTQVYFNEFKLRLDFYSSEWPVTEPFYSTYINVDWLFTYWHAHEAAMEEAGKNQRAWIRQTHLASMRWQSVRLLAYTLHAKLKYWLQNFTAAPAFKMLQREAAFYILFGEYQDWQSAVFADLPPIDLFNCSTDDALRFRVYEKCRYSKKKFVGLDLSLSRFRDCTFENCTFDDVDLSDVTFDHCQFSHCQFTQVRLSGALFLGSRCSEVSFQETVTEHLRRNDGRNDTYRSLEFSDCTLENVRLINCQFPGALLTDSQLIKLTIDGGDFTNSDFQEFVTAQITKGGEV; the protein is encoded by the coding sequence ATGAAAGATTTTGTCTCCATATTTCAGTCAGAAGACTATGCTGTGCTGGCACGTCAGTTGATCACGGATACACACCTTGACCTTGAAAAAGATGGGACTGCCGCGCAGTTTATCGCATCACTGGAAGATGCGATGAAAGAGGTAGCAAGCCTACAGGCAGAAGGGGCGCCGTTGGTCGCATATATGAGCATATCGGTGATGTATACTCAAGTGTATTTTAACGAATTTAAACTGCGTCTTGATTTTTACAGCAGTGAATGGCCTGTGACTGAACCTTTTTATAGTACATATATCAATGTCGATTGGCTGTTCACGTATTGGCATGCACATGAAGCTGCCATGGAAGAGGCCGGAAAGAACCAACGAGCTTGGATACGGCAAACGCATCTGGCAAGTATGCGCTGGCAATCCGTACGCTTGCTTGCTTATACCCTGCATGCAAAGCTCAAATACTGGCTGCAAAACTTTACAGCGGCACCGGCATTCAAGATGCTGCAGCGTGAAGCTGCATTCTATATTTTATTTGGTGAATATCAGGACTGGCAAAGTGCAGTGTTTGCTGATTTGCCGCCGATTGATCTATTTAACTGCAGTACGGATGATGCGCTGCGCTTCCGTGTTTATGAGAAATGTCGTTACAGCAAGAAAAAATTTGTTGGATTAGATCTCAGCCTTAGTCGATTTCGTGATTGCACTTTTGAAAATTGTACGTTTGACGACGTAGATTTAAGCGATGTAACCTTTGATCACTGTCAATTTTCCCATTGCCAATTCACGCAGGTTCGACTGTCAGGTGCTTTATTTTTGGGTTCCCGCTGCAGCGAAGTAAGTTTTCAAGAAACGGTAACCGAGCACTTGCGCAGAAATGACGGTAGAAATGATACATATCGCAGTCTGGAATTTTCCGATTGTACGCTGGAAAATGTACGATTGATAAATTGTCAATTTCCCGGTGCGTTGTTGACAGATTCTCAGCTCATAAAACTCACAATAGATGGCGGTGACTTTACCAATTCTGATTTTCAAGAATTTGTGACAGCACAGATCACGAAAGGCGGGGAGGTATAA
- a CDS encoding DUF2625 family protein encodes MKQLDELIDKKDEMWQLIQEWATKSGHKNEILPVNFDNAQKVILKLQVSTKSALGAVAYKTGGILVDNRWLRILGSGHERFSRNIISWNKIDILEGSPKMKGCLLIADDVLGGFFAINGGGIQGEMGNVFYFAPDTLEWEDMEMGYTDFIHWAMAGDVAKFYEGLRWNEWKNEVLNINCDQGILIYPFLWAEGSEITNRARKAVSIDELWNINLMNKEKISRQSD; translated from the coding sequence ATGAAGCAGTTAGATGAACTAATTGATAAAAAGGATGAAATGTGGCAATTAATTCAAGAATGGGCTACGAAATCTGGTCATAAAAATGAAATTTTGCCTGTGAATTTTGATAATGCACAAAAAGTAATTCTCAAGTTACAAGTTTCAACTAAATCTGCATTAGGAGCTGTAGCTTATAAGACGGGTGGAATACTAGTTGATAATAGATGGCTGAGAATACTTGGATCAGGACATGAGCGCTTTTCGAGAAATATTATATCATGGAATAAAATAGATATTTTAGAAGGTAGTCCTAAAATGAAGGGGTGCTTACTTATTGCGGATGATGTATTGGGTGGATTTTTCGCTATAAATGGAGGCGGTATTCAAGGAGAAATGGGAAATGTATTTTATTTTGCTCCTGATACTTTAGAATGGGAGGACATGGAAATGGGATACACGGATTTCATTCACTGGGCAATGGCAGGCGATGTTGCTAAGTTTTACGAAGGGCTTCGCTGGAATGAATGGAAAAATGAAGTATTAAACATTAACTGTGATCAAGGAATTTTAATATATCCTTTTTTGTGGGCTGAAGGCTCTGAAATAACTAATCGTGCACGAAAAGCAGTTTCAATTGATGAATTGTGGAATATTAATTTGATGAATAAAGAAAAAATTTCAAGGCAAAGTGATTAA
- a CDS encoding RDD family protein: protein MSGVSDIRAYVRKRVIAGILDIVVFVFLYIAMISISLPIIGFLIGLLIRILYDDISPEFFLEKLTMISYSIVESVAYYWLFFLLCIYFFSVIESFLQTSPGKKLVKLRITGIKENRIGCGILFFRNILKCISIGFCGVGYFVCFKNEHRQAWHDKATKTKVMDEENAERRCL from the coding sequence ATGAGTGGGGTGAGTGATATAAGAGCTTATGTAAGGAAACGTGTTATTGCAGGTATTCTTGATATAGTAGTTTTCGTGTTTTTATATATAGCAATGATTTCGATAAGTTTGCCAATCATTGGATTTTTGATAGGTTTGCTTATAAGAATACTATATGATGATATTAGCCCGGAATTTTTCTTGGAGAAATTGACCATGATTTCATATTCTATCGTGGAATCTGTTGCATATTATTGGCTTTTCTTTTTATTATGTATATATTTTTTTTCAGTTATTGAGAGTTTTTTACAAACTTCCCCAGGGAAAAAATTAGTTAAACTACGGATAACCGGTATAAAAGAAAACCGTATTGGGTGCGGCATTCTTTTTTTTAGAAATATTTTAAAATGTATCAGTATCGGTTTTTGTGGAGTGGGTTATTTTGTTTGTTTTAAGAATGAACATCGCCAAGCTTGGCATGACAAAGCTACAAAGACAAAGGTGATGGATGAGGAAAATGCTGAGAGAAGGTGTCTTTAA
- a CDS encoding ankyrin repeat domain-containing protein gives MTNINIFKDTPVWELAVAVKEQKTVTIEKLAKDKPELLNYQEPKYKLTLLLWAIGMEKYDAAEALLKCGADPNIASVRYETYSEETPLSIAANFSWVDNVAKDDPKYVKLLLKYGADPNWSYIGHEHGIEPGTSILMQSIGCGIEKTKALVEAGADINHKTKSGETAAVQALRIGGPNSTLEAMKYAHYLIVEKKAEVSEFYYSSIKANDDKEANKKFFPVNILRDWIGDIGSQKYKLKMEIVEEFARQGVNYWDTKIPSDRLQQIKKIHPDNWQEFIKQY, from the coding sequence ATGACGAATATCAATATTTTCAAGGATACGCCTGTGTGGGAATTAGCAGTCGCGGTAAAGGAACAAAAAACTGTTACAATAGAAAAACTAGCAAAAGATAAACCGGAGCTATTGAATTATCAGGAACCTAAGTACAAATTGACTTTGCTACTCTGGGCGATCGGAATGGAGAAATATGATGCAGCAGAAGCCTTATTAAAATGTGGCGCTGACCCGAATATTGCATCGGTAAGGTATGAGACGTATTCAGAAGAAACGCCCCTTTCAATAGCAGCGAATTTTTCCTGGGTGGACAACGTTGCCAAAGATGATCCGAAATATGTAAAACTGCTGCTGAAATATGGTGCTGACCCTAATTGGAGTTATATTGGTCACGAACATGGAATAGAGCCGGGCACCAGTATATTAATGCAATCTATTGGATGTGGAATTGAGAAAACAAAAGCTTTGGTAGAAGCAGGGGCTGATATTAACCATAAAACGAAAAGTGGGGAAACAGCTGCAGTGCAAGCATTGAGAATAGGAGGTCCAAATTCGACATTGGAAGCTATGAAATATGCTCATTATTTGATTGTTGAAAAGAAAGCAGAAGTATCGGAATTCTATTACAGTAGTATTAAAGCTAATGATGATAAAGAAGCGAATAAAAAGTTTTTTCCGGTAAACATATTAAGGGATTGGATTGGTGATATAGGATCACAAAAATATAAATTGAAAATGGAGATTGTTGAGGAATTTGCTCGGCAGGGGGTGAATTATTGGGATACTAAGATTCCAAGTGATAGGTTGCAACAGATTAAAAAGATTCATCCAGATAATTGGCAAGAGTTTATCAAGCAATATTGA
- a CDS encoding suppressor of fused domain protein, producing MMSVSNEKKQLANYVANIFDGKASVFTYGDDNEKSKIAILHAEESPNVGETSYSTIGLSDYNIDLDVESGPLRVEIVAAAPSDLKEYGNVISTCAFNIINSGYSCFPGTIYPDVVQMYYPDYHMKHIMFVSPFLWDEKLETKNMEDKIIAWLQAIPISESEYQYVEKNGVEIFLDLLEKSNIDILDLDRESVV from the coding sequence ATGATGAGTGTATCTAATGAAAAAAAACAACTTGCTAATTATGTGGCGAATATATTTGATGGAAAAGCTTCAGTTTTTACATATGGTGACGATAATGAAAAAAGTAAAATTGCCATTTTGCATGCAGAAGAATCGCCTAATGTAGGGGAAACATCATATTCAACGATTGGATTATCAGATTACAATATTGACTTGGATGTTGAAAGTGGGCCACTAAGAGTGGAAATTGTTGCTGCCGCACCAAGCGATCTTAAAGAATATGGAAATGTAATTAGTACATGTGCCTTCAATATAATTAACTCTGGGTATTCTTGTTTTCCAGGAACAATTTACCCGGATGTAGTACAAATGTATTATCCTGATTATCATATGAAACATATTATGTTTGTAAGTCCTTTTCTTTGGGATGAAAAATTAGAAACAAAAAATATGGAAGATAAAATAATTGCATGGTTACAGGCTATTCCAATTTCTGAATCAGAATATCAATATGTAGAAAAAAATGGGGTTGAAATTTTTTTAGATTTGTTAGAAAAATCTAATATCGATATATTAGATTTAGACCGAGAGTCTGTAGTATAG
- a CDS encoding membrane-associated protease 1 — protein sequence MSYLLNIKGSETIKFEKEIIYYVHAEVNTPSNSRAKSSEATATMWISGKLFAKKGLPGSSDTVKLFDWSLIPATSADAYRDVTVQVKYEGQLFRTINFPNAFVVDYSEKYNSTSGVGDFSLILRQRMDKMTDVKAE from the coding sequence ATGTCATATTTGTTAAATATAAAGGGATCTGAAACAATTAAATTTGAAAAGGAAATCATTTACTATGTACATGCAGAGGTCAACACGCCAAGTAATTCACGGGCGAAGTCTTCAGAAGCAACAGCGACTATGTGGATTTCTGGAAAATTGTTCGCTAAGAAAGGATTACCGGGAAGTAGTGATACAGTAAAACTTTTTGATTGGTCCTTGATTCCAGCAACAAGTGCAGATGCATATCGTGATGTTACGGTACAAGTAAAGTATGAAGGCCAACTTTTTCGTACGATAAATTTTCCAAATGCCTTTGTTGTGGATTATAGTGAAAAATATAATAGTACGAGCGGTGTTGGCGATTTTTCTCTTATACTGCGGCAACGTATGGATAAAATGACGGATGTAAAAGCCGAGTGA
- a CDS encoding YwqJ-related putative deaminase has translation MAGVIPFAGTAGKVAKFAKKGKIAGKILNLLNKGKNLVKRLAKKAKALGGKMKTLSSHMMVDARKAIENAAKKIAGKTGKGKKSLASRLADKVQNLPARQRPNTVAVLKTRDGQIIVGRNQGGVINNRVQQVLKDIPPNEFNGECAEVNVISRALNKKLNLNGAEITVANVRGAASTTGMHGTSKAPCNVCKQLLNNFGVKNVNP, from the coding sequence TTGGCAGGTGTCATACCCTTTGCTGGAACTGCCGGAAAAGTAGCGAAATTTGCGAAAAAAGGTAAGATAGCGGGGAAGATACTGAACCTGCTCAACAAAGGAAAAAATTTAGTAAAACGCTTAGCCAAGAAAGCGAAAGCGCTCGGCGGCAAGATGAAAACCCTAAGCAGTCACATGATGGTCGATGCGCGTAAAGCGATAGAGAATGCGGCGAAAAAGATTGCGGGGAAGACGGGGAAGGGGAAAAAATCGTTAGCGAGTCGTCTTGCTGATAAGGTACAGAATTTACCTGCTCGACAAAGGCCGAATACTGTTGCAGTATTAAAAACTCGAGATGGTCAAATTATAGTTGGAAGAAATCAGGGAGGCGTAATTAATAATAGAGTACAACAAGTGTTAAAAGATATACCGCCTAATGAATTTAACGGAGAATGTGCGGAGGTTAATGTTATTTCACGGGCATTAAATAAAAAACTTAACTTGAATGGGGCGGAAATTACCGTAGCGAATGTAAGAGGGGCAGCTAGTACTACTGGCATGCATGGAACATCAAAAGCCCCATGTAATGTTTGTAAACAGTTATTAAATAATTTTGGAGTAAAAAATGTTAACCCATAA
- a CDS encoding SMI1/KNR4 family protein, with product MEKKYEFLKKYNRDVKIISLDENNNLDSNILPNEWIKLFKEEKGIGRIEFLLKIWKKHVGKELCNTIAYLNDYLEDVELIKIAERYSILYTIKNSKGHTLYYEGRNPNEEFNNGNLEESWNKLPISIRKFYENVHNGFFYYASESMGLVPLESVTYLNDYEWGILDELKEPLQLDFKTSFGFFSNGMGGYVVSDYQNCNNNNGTLWWKDDQPDYKINFWDVVDEWIVIGFEP from the coding sequence ATGGAGAAAAAATATGAGTTTTTAAAAAAATATAATAGAGACGTTAAGATTATATCACTAGATGAGAACAACAATCTTGATAGCAATATTTTACCAAATGAATGGATTAAGTTATTCAAAGAGGAAAAGGGAATAGGTAGGATTGAGTTTCTTTTAAAAATATGGAAAAAACATGTAGGAAAGGAGCTTTGTAATACTATTGCATACTTAAATGACTATCTAGAAGATGTTGAATTAATTAAGATTGCAGAACGATATTCTATTTTATATACAATCAAAAATTCAAAAGGTCATACATTATATTATGAAGGTAGAAATCCGAATGAAGAATTCAATAATGGAAATTTGGAAGAATCATGGAATAAGTTACCTATTTCAATTAGAAAATTCTATGAAAATGTTCATAATGGATTTTTCTATTATGCTAGTGAGTCGATGGGGTTAGTACCATTAGAATCTGTGACGTATCTTAATGACTATGAATGGGGAATTCTTGATGAATTGAAAGAACCATTACAATTAGATTTTAAAACATCATTTGGTTTTTTTAGCAATGGGATGGGAGGGTATGTAGTTTCCGATTATCAGAATTGTAATAATAATAATGGCACATTATGGTGGAAAGATGATCAACCTGATTATAAAATTAACTTTTGGGATGTAGTAGACGAATGGATTGTAATTGGTTTTGAGCCATAG
- a CDS encoding NucA/NucB deoxyribonuclease domain-containing protein: MTAEDWAEIGLAVAGFIPSPGATAAVAVGETALAVHQGDYVGAGVSVLSGIPVVGGFVRVAKVMKKGKIARKILHLINKGKNLAKRAFKKIAKKAKQLGGKMKTLSSHMMADARKAIENAAKKIAGKTGKGKAKVEVKISKSKYPESAQHIEDAIKNGHPDTLTIKRSGAAANRKESLKGVETVKGKDRDEYPPAMFEEGGKGASVRTISSSDNRGAGSTMGQQLRSYPDGTKVKIKVEE; encoded by the coding sequence ATGACTGCCGAAGATTGGGCAGAAATCGGACTCGCAGTCGCAGGCTTTATTCCATCGCCAGGTGCAACTGCAGCAGTTGCCGTCGGTGAAACAGCCTTGGCAGTTCACCAAGGAGACTATGTAGGAGCAGGAGTATCCGTACTAAGTGGAATCCCTGTAGTCGGAGGCTTTGTAAGAGTAGCGAAGGTCATGAAAAAGGGTAAGATAGCGCGGAAGATACTGCACCTCATCAACAAAGGAAAAAATTTAGCGAAACGTGCATTCAAAAAAATAGCTAAGAAGGCAAAACAACTTGGTGGCAAGATGAAGACCCTAAGCAGTCACATGATGGCCGATGCGCGTAAAGCGATAGAGAATGCGGCGAAGAAGATTGCGGGGAAGACGGGCAAGGGGAAAGCTAAAGTTGAGGTTAAAATTTCGAAAAGTAAATATCCAGAATCTGCTCAACATATTGAAGACGCGATTAAAAATGGGCACCCAGATACGTTAACAATAAAACGTAGTGGTGCAGCTGCTAATCGTAAGGAGTCGCTAAAGGGAGTAGAAACTGTAAAGGGGAAAGACCGTGACGAATATCCTCCTGCAATGTTTGAAGAGGGAGGAAAAGGCGCAAGTGTGAGAACAATTTCAAGTTCCGATAATAGGGGAGCAGGCTCTACAATGGGACAGCAATTGCGTTCATATCCAGATGGAACAAAAGTTAAAATAAAAGTTGAAGAATAA
- a CDS encoding RDD family protein: MADKECEITNKNLAGFGRRLIAGVLDMIFFVVVFIILLFSSLSIIGFVGGILIRLSDIGIRYDEFLSKGSKLADVVEEPLYYFALLLLCISVFSIIEVFLQASPGKKLMRLCIVSMDEKHPKISRIVMRNLLKGISISFLGVGYFVCFFNKQRQAWHDKMMKTRVVYDKNLNSRRSGDE; the protein is encoded by the coding sequence ATGGCAGATAAAGAATGTGAGATAACGAATAAAAATTTGGCGGGTTTTGGAAGACGGTTGATAGCAGGGGTTTTGGATATGATCTTTTTTGTAGTCGTATTCATAATATTGCTTTTTTCCAGTCTTTCCATCATTGGATTTGTGGGAGGTATATTGATAAGATTGTCGGATATAGGGATTCGTTATGACGAGTTTTTAAGTAAAGGGTCAAAATTAGCAGATGTTGTAGAGGAACCTCTATATTATTTTGCATTACTTCTATTGTGTATAAGCGTATTTTCAATTATAGAAGTTTTTTTGCAAGCATCTCCGGGCAAAAAATTAATGAGGCTTTGTATAGTAAGCATGGATGAAAAACATCCAAAGATAAGCAGAATTGTTATGAGAAATCTGTTAAAAGGCATCAGTATCAGTTTTTTAGGAGTGGGGTATTTTGTTTGTTTTTTTAATAAACAACGTCAAGCTTGGCATGACAAAATGATGAAAACGAGGGTGGTATATGATAAAAATTTAAATAGCAGGAGATCTGGAGATGAGTAA